From the genome of Impatiens glandulifera chromosome 9, dImpGla2.1, whole genome shotgun sequence, one region includes:
- the LOC124913925 gene encoding G-type lectin S-receptor-like serine/threonine-protein kinase At1g11300: protein MELSPWTNRETIQILLIIQVIVFFTSITASQDIIDLNHPITDPGNITSNNGVFKLGFFTLPNNTNRYVGIWYNNVPKLTVLWVANRDNPLNDSSGLITISKDGNLVILNGREQILWSSNATVASSNATAQLQDSGNLVLQHPSDGKAIWQSFEHPSNSFLVGMKLSVGMNADDKIVSTSWRSEVDPSDGVFTMGMDLQSLPQVVVWNGNRPYWRSGPWNGQFFIGKQSRGSYHGLDVTDNKRGNVFMTFTYAEIGLKYFILDSNGIVKYRHWVEGKQDWEVQWLAQETECDFYGRCGPFAICNPKNSQWCSCFKGFEPNDSSEWNIGNFSGGCKRRLPLHCKRNNSSQVEEKDGFLKLGTVKVPDLPVWSSGLEDDCHSNCLRNCSCTAYAYYEGIGCMLWNGNLIDVQKFFHNGADLYVRVAHSELGDGKEHKKVVMVVVLITVLTVFVVIVVACFSWFWMAKRRGTIRRPFKNWPLFSENSKGTSEVSGSMSQVKVEELPLFDFEKLLIATNNFDYANKLGEGGFGPVYKGKLQDGLSIAVKRLSSCSCQGLEEFMNEVMVISKLQHRNLVRLLGCCVERDEKMLVYELMPNKSLDALLFDQPKQEEHQLDWRKRANIIEGVGRGLLYLHRDSRLRIIHRDLKASNILLDEELNPKISDFGMARIFGGDEDQAKTSRVVGTYGYMAPEYAMHGRFSEKSDVFSFGVLLLEIVSGRRNSSFYNDEESLSLAGYAWRLWNTTDATMDELIDPKLTKDGFEMEILRCIHVGLLCVQDSAKDRPAISTALSMLSSDICHLPQPNKPAFSEGGHVATESQDSRSSNQVTITMVEAR from the exons ATGGAGCTCAGTCCTTGGACGAACAGAGAGACAATTCAAATACTTCTGATCATCCAGGTCATTGTTTTCTTTACTTCTATTACTGCTTCTCAAGATATCATAGATCTCAATCACCCCATAACAGATCCTGGAAACATCACATCCAACAATGGAGTTTTCAAGCTTGGATTCTTCACCCTCCCCAATAACACTAACCGTTATGTAGGGATCTGGTATAATAATGTTCCCAAATTGACTGTACTGTGGGTAGCCAACAGAGACAATCCGCTAAACGATTCCTCCGGTCTAATAACCATATCTAAGGATGGGAATCTTGTCATCTTGAATGGGCGGGAACAGATTCTCTGGTCTTCAAATGCGACTGTTGCATCATCAAACGCCACCGCTCAGCTCCAGGACTCGGGAAACCTAGTTCTGCAACACCCATCTGACGGGAAAGCTATATGGCAAAGCTTCGAGCATCCATCCAACTCCTTCTTAGTGGGGATGAAGCTTAGCGTTGGCATGAACGCAGATGATAAGATCGTCTCAACTTCGTGGAGAAGTGAAGTTGATCCATCCGACGGAGTGTTCACCATGGGCATGGATCTTCAAAGTCTCCCGCAAGTTGTTGTTTGGAATGGTAACCGTCCTTATTGGCGAAGCGGCCCTTGGAACGGTCAGTTCTTCATTGGTAAACAGTCTAGAGGATCCTATCATGGCTTAGATGTCACAGACAACAAACGTGGAAATGTATTTATGACCTTCACCTACGCAGAGATCGGTTTGAAGTATTTTATATTGGATTCGAATGGAATCGTAAAATACAGACATTGGGTGGAAGGAAAACAAGATTGGGAGGTTCAATGGTTGGCTCAAGAGACAGAATGCGATTTCTACGGCAGATGTGGACCATTTGCGATATGCAATCCGAAGAACTCGCAATGGTGTTCATGTTTCAAGGGTTTCGAGCCAAATGATTCATCCGAATGGAATATTGGTAATTTCTCTGGCGGTTGCAAGAGACGATTGCCTCTTCATTGCAAGAGAAACAACAGCAGTCAGGTTGAAGAAAAAGATGGATTCTTGAAACTGGGTACTGTGAAAGTTCCTGATCTACCGGTTTGGTCTTCTGGATTGGAAGACGATTGCCATAGTAATTGCTTGAGAAATTGTTCCTGCACAGCTTATGCTTACTATGAAGGAATTGGTTGCATGCTATGGAATGGAAACTTGATTGATGTCCAGAAATTCTTTCACAATGGGGCTGATCTATATGTTCGCGTCGCCCATTCAGAGCTAGGAG ACGGAAAGGAACACAAGAAAGTAGTAATGGTTGTGGTTTTAATAACTGTATTGACAGTATTTGTTGTCATAGTTGTTGCATGCTTTTCTTGGTTTTGGATGGCTAAGAGAAGAG GTACGATTCGAAGACCATTTAAGAATTGGCCACTATTTTCTGAAAACTCAAAAGGCACGTCTGAAGTTAGTGGTAGCATGAGCCAAGTAAAAGTTGAAGAGCTGCCATTGTTTGATTTTGAGAAGCTTCTGATTGCCACTAATAACTTTGACTATGCAAACAAGCTTGGAGAAGGCGGGTTTGGCCCTGTTTACAAG GGGAAACTACAAGATGGGCTGTCAATAGCTGTTAAAAGGCTATCAAGCTGTTCATGCCAAGGATTGGAGGAGTTCATGAATGAGGTTATGGTTATATCTAAGCTCCAACATCGTAACCTTGTTAGACTGCTCGGTTGTTGTGTTGAACGAGATGAAAAGATGCTAGTTTATGAATTAATGCCCAATAAAAGCTTGGATGCTTTACTCTTCG ATCAACCGAAGCAAGAAGAACATCAACTAGATTGGAGAAAACGAGCAAACATAATTGAAGGAGTCGGTAGAGGCCTGCTCTACCTGCACAGAGACTCTAGGTTAAGGATCATCCATAGAGATCTGAAAGCAAGCAACATCTTGTTGGATGAAGAGTTAAACCCTAAAATCTCGGATTTTGGAATGGCTAGAATATTTGGAGGTGACGAGGATCAAGCCAAAACAAGCAGAGTTGTTGGAACTTA TGGCTATATGGCCCCCGAGTATGCAATGCACGGGCGATTCTCTGAGAAGTCGGATGTTTTCAGTTTCGGAGTGTTGTTACTCGAGATTGTAAGTGGAAGACGCAACTCTAGCTTTTACAACGACGAGGAATCCCTGAGCCTTGCAGGATAT GCATGGAGACTATGGAATACTACAGATGCAACAATGGATGAATTAATAGACCCGAAATTGACAAAGGATGGATTTGAAATGGAGATATTAAGATGTATACATGTTGGTCTATTATGCGTTCAAGATTCCGCGAAAGACAGACCTGCAATTTCCACGGCTCTTTCAATGTTGAGTAGCGATATTTGTCATCTTCCTCAGCCAAACAAGCCTGCGTTTTCTGAAGGAGGACATGTCGCGACTGAATCTCAAGACAGTCGTTCTTCAAACCAAGTCACCATTACAATGGTCGAAGCCCGATAA
- the LOC124913924 gene encoding receptor-like serine/threonine-protein kinase SD1-8, with protein MENTPNFHGCFLLILCLPAVLLSIIINAAPDTITPTQPLTSSSTLVSAAGKFELGFFSPGNSGKLYVGVWYKDILPVKTIAWVLNRDNPLDNSSLPSALLQIAADGNLVLTLNNSSNPPLWSSNSTTSTANTVAQLLDSGNLVLRPNNNVDPTSEFNYIWQGFDHPTDTLLPGMKLGWDLQTGLNRFPTSWKSPDDPSTGDFSFKLDINGSPEAFLWNKQQRRIYRSGPWNGEGFNGVPGMKPSTIINFNFVRNSTEVAYSFLLLNQSLYSRLTVTPTGILRRFAWIDNTAAWKLFWYAPADQCDNYMECGVYGICDTSTSPVCNCPKGFRPKNYQAWNLRDGSDGCYRKDGLNCPDDGFLLLNNMKMPDTSATYVNDKMSLAECDAACRKNCSCMAYANTDIRFNGSGCAMWTGDLLDMRMYASSEGGQALYLRVSASDVEQSNNTITTQIHNKRKTILVVSLSVGFGVVLVGLLFMCLIWKRRKAKKEERKDMISDARERRSGPRERSQDMLNSEGVMVSKREYSADENTTHELDLPFFDFGTITTATNNYSDANKLGQGGFGCVYKGMLVEGQTIAVKRLSKNSGQGVEEFKNEMRLIARLQHRNLVRLLGCCVYMEEKMLIYEFMENKSLDSILFNKERCSLLDWKRRFDIICGIARGLLYLHQDSRFRIIHRDLKASNILLDKEMNPKISDFGMARIFGTDQTEANTRRVVGTYGYMSPEYAMDGLFSIKSDVFSFGVLVLEIISGKKNRGFYTANQQLNLLGHAWRLWREGKGMELLDPSAGSSYSSQMVSRCIQVGLLCVQERAEDRPTMANVVLMLSSESMLLSQPRHPGFCLGRHHGTENDTSSSMIDESATINNVTVTILDGR; from the exons ATGGAAAATACTCCCAATTTCCACGGCTGCTTCCTGCTGATTCTCTGCCTCCCGGCGGTGCTACTCTCAATAATAATCAACGCCGCCCCCGACACCATTACCCCAACTCAACCCTTAACCTCCTCCAGCACCTTAGTTTCCGCCGCCGGCAAATTTGAGTTGGGTTTCTTCTCCCCGGGCAACTCAGGTAAGCTCTATGTAGGCGTCTGGTACAAAGACATCCTCCCCGTCAAAACTATTGCATGGGTTCTCAACAGAGACAACCCACTAGACAATTCTTCCTTACCATCTGCCCTCCTCCAAATCGCCGCCGACGGCAACCTTGTCCTCACCCTCAACAATTCATCCAACCCCCCCTTATGGTCATCCAACTCCACTACCTCAACCGCCAACACCGTGGCTCAGTTGCTAGACTCGGGAAACCTCGTTCTCCGACCAAATAATAATGTCGATCCAACATCGGAGTTTAATTATATCTGGCAGGGATTCGACCATCCAACTGACACCCTTCTTCCGGGAATGAAACTCGGATGGGATTTACAAACAGGCCTTAATCGATTCCCAACATCTTGGAAATCCCCCGACGATCCTTCAACTGGAGATTTCTCTTTCAAGCTAGACATCAACGGATCTCCCGAAGCTTTCCTATGGAATAAACAGCAACGGAGGATTTATCGAAGCGGACCCTGGAATGGAGAGGGATTCAACGGCGTTCCTGGTATGAAACCCAGCACTATAATTAACTTTAACTTTGTCAGGAATTCAACCGAGGTCGCGTATTCATTCTTACTACTAAACCAGTCTCTCTACTCCCGATTAACCGTGACTCCTACCGGAATCCTGCGACGGTTTGCCTGGATTGACAACACCGCCGCGTGGAAACTATTCTGGTACGCTCCGGCGGATCAATGCGACAACTATATGGAATGTGGGGTGTACGGGATCTGCGACACGAGCACTTCTCCGGTATGTAATTGTCCGAAGGGATTCAGGCCGAAAAACTATCAGGCCTGGAATTTAAGAGATGGGTCGGATGGGTGTTATAGAAAAGATGGATTGAATTGTCCGGATGATGGGTTTTTGTTGTTGAATAATATGAAGATGCCGGATACTTCTGCCACTTACGTTAACGATAAGATGAGCCTGGCGGAATGCGACGCCGCTTGCCGGAAGAATTGCTCGTGTATGGCCTACGCTAATACGGATATTCGATTTAACGGGTCGGGTTGTGCAATGTGGACTGGAGATCTGCTCGATATGAGGATGTACGCGTCATCGGAAGGCGGTCAGGCTTTGTATCTCAGAGTTTCGGCTTCCGACGTAG AACAATCAAACAATACAATTACCACGCAAATTCACAATAAACGAAAAACCATCCTCGTTGTGAGCTTGTCGGTTGGTTTTGGTGTTGTATTGGTGGGACTCCTTTTCATGTGTTTAATATGGAAGAGAAGAAAGGctaaaaaagaagaaaggaaAGACATGATTTCAGATGCTAGAG AAAGGAGATCAGGTCCTCGTGAAAGAAGTCAAGATATGTTGAATTCCGAAGGCGTGATGGTGAGCAAGAGGGAGTACTCGGCTGATGAAAATACTACTCACGAACTAGACCTTCCATTTTTTGATTTTGGAACCATTACAACCGCCACAAACAATTATTCCGATGCAAATAAACTCGGGCAGGGTGGTTTTGGATGTGTCTACAAG GGTATGTTGGTGGAAGGCCAAACCATTGCGGTTAAAAGGCTGTCCAAGAACTCGGGACAAGGAGTAGAAGAATTCAAGAACGAAATGAGGCTGATAGCCCGACTTCAACACAGAAACCTTGTGCGCCTCCTTGGTTGCTGCGTCTACATGGAAGAGAAGATGTTGATATACGAATTCATGGAGAACAAAAGCCTAGACTCTATTCTATTCA ATAAAGAGAGGTGTTCTTTGTTGGATTGGAAAAGACGATTTGATATCATTTGTGGAATCGCGAGAGGACTTCTTTATCTTCACCAAGATTCAAGGTTTAGGATCATTCACAGGGATCTCAAAGCTAGCAATATATTGCTCGATAAAGAAATGAACCCGAAAATATCAGACTTTGGCATGGCGAGAATATTTGGCACAGATCAAACTGAGGCCAATACAAGGAGAGTGGTCGGAACATA CGGTTACATGTCACCGGAATATGCAATGGATGGTCTTTTCTCAATCAAATCAGATGTCTTCAGTTTCGGTGTTCTTGTACTTGAGATAATAAGTGGAAAAAAGAACCGAGGATTCTACACTGCGAACCAGCAACTTAACCTCCTTGGACAT GCATGGAGGCTATGGAGAGAAGGGAAGGGGATGGAACTGCTGGATCCATCGGCTGGAAGTTCATATTCGTCGCAAATGGTATCGAGATGCATTCAAGTGGGGCTGCTATGCGTGCAGGAGCGAGCGGAGGACAGGCCAACAATGGCTAACGTTGTTTTGATGTTGAGCAGTGAGAGTATGTTGTTGTCTCAGCCGAGACATCCAGGTTTTTGTTTGGGAAGACACCATGGGACTGAAAATGATACATCCTCAAGTATGATTGATGAATCTGCCACCATCAATAATGTCACTGTTACAATCCTAGATGGGAGGTAG
- the LOC124913926 gene encoding G-type lectin S-receptor-like serine/threonine-protein kinase SD1-1 produces the protein MIVIIIVITIFGMIFSALVGYYVCQLRKAAVKARLQNRSFRDSIEGGQSDDFESRLFDLSTIISATQKFSSENKIGQGGFGHVYKGELPDGKEIAVKRLSQGSGQGLEEFKNEVVLIAKLQHRNLVSLLGCCIQEEERMLVYEYLPNRSLDNFIFDQTKKKLLSWKQRLDIIIGIARGLVYLHEDSKLRIIHRDLKASNILLDNQMSPKISDFGIARIFGVEQTEEMTKRVMGTYGYMSPEYAMSGHFSVKSDVFSFGVLMLEIISGKKNWGFNHPDHDLNLIGHTWKQWNEEKAFELVDKEVVEAFSEPDVIKCIQVGLLCVQQRPEDRPTMSSVVFMLSNENAMIAHPKEPGFCVETFSIKIDSSPTGQTSSTSNQVTITALAGR, from the exons ATGATTGTGATCATCATTGTCATAACTATTTTTGGGATGATTTTTTCTGCTCTGGTCGGCTACTATGTTTGTCAATTGAGGAAGGCGGCGGTTAAAG CTCGCCTGCAAAACAGATCCTTTCGCGATTCTATTGAAGGTGGTCAGAGTGATGACTTTGAATCACGTCTGTTCGATCTCAGCACCATTATTTCAGCTACCCAGAAATTCTCTTCTGAAAATAAAATAGGACAAGGAGGTTTTGGCCATGTTTACAAG GGTGAATTGCCTGATGGAAAAGAAATAGCAGTCAAAAGACTCTCACAAGGTTCGGGACAAGGACTTGAGGAGTTCAAGAACGAAGTGGTTTTGATTGCTAAACTTCAACACCGCAATCTTGTTAGCCTTCTTGGATGCTGCATTCAAGAAGAGGAAAGGATGTTAGTTTATGAGTATCTTCCCAATAGAAGTTTAGACAACTTCATTTTTG atcaaaccaaaaaaaaacttCTGTCATGGAAGCAACGGTTGGATATCATAATTGGTATCGCTCGAGGATTGGTTTATCTTCACGAGGATTCCAAACTGAGAATCATTCATAGGGATCTCAAAGCAAGCAATATTTTGCTAGATAATCAAATGAGCCCAAAAATCTCAGACTTTGGGATTGCTAGAATTTTCGGAGTGGAGCAGACAGAGGAAATGACAAAAAGAGTCATGGGAACTTA TGGTTACATGTCTCCTGAATATGCCATGAGTGGTCATTTCTCGGTCAAGTCAGATGTGTTCAGTTTTGGTGTTCTAATGTTAGAGATAATCAGCGGGAAGAAGAATTGGGGCTTCAATCACCCTGATCACGATCTGAATTTGATTGGGCAT ACTTGGAAACAATGGAATGAAGAAAAGGCATTTGAATTGGTGGATAAAGAAGTAGTGGAGGCATTTTCAGAGCCTGATGTGATTAAGTGTATTCAAGTAGGACTTTTATGTGTACAGCAACGGCCTGAGGATAGACCAACGATGTCGTCTGTGGTCTTCATGCTGAGTAACGAAAACGCGATGATTGCACATCCTAAAGAACCTGGATTTTGTGTTGAAACTTTCTCCATAAAGATTGACTCATCCCCAACCGGACAAACATCAAGCACTTCCAACCAGGTTACCATCACTGCCTTAGCTGGGAGATAG
- the LOC124913927 gene encoding U-box domain-containing protein 8-like, which yields MATQLPDDFKCPISLEIMSDPVILSSGHTYDRSSIQRWLDAGHRTCPITKLPLSDPPSLIPNHALRSLIYNHTPLSPLHTTPSSSSSSSSSSHPNPQTMVSSLTSQSSSLEYKLKSLDQLTRLSKRDLSLRRRLTESGAVSSVLICVGSDNPLLQEKALTLLLNLSLDDDNKVGLVAEGAIGRVVSVLCDGGGSPDSRAVAATVLTSLAVVEVNKATIGTYPCAIQALTLLLRDGNGRERKEATTALYTLCSFPDNRRRAVEKGAVPILIGIAESGIERAIEVLGLLAKCKEGREEMINVYYNECFGVIVKVMRNGSSNNNSSSRGIQYALLTLSSLCSYSKDVCLEVVREGVFEIIVGFLEDDNDKVRRNAASLIQILRGKLSIG from the coding sequence ATGGCGACACAGCTGCCGGACGATTTCAAATGTCCGATTTCTCTTGAGATAATGTCCGACCCTGTAATCCTCTCATCTGGTCATACCTATGATCGCTCCTCCATCCAACGTTGGCTTGACGCCGGTCACCGGACTTGCCCTATTACCAAATTACCCCTCTCAGACCCTCCTTCCCTCATCCCAAACCATGCTCTCAGGAGCCTAATTTACAATCATACCCCTCTATCTCCTCTCCACACCACGccgtcttcgtcttcgtcttcctCGTCGTCGTCTCATCCTAATCCACAAACGATGGTCTCCTCACTCACATCTCAATCTTCTTCTCTCGAGTACAAACTCAAATCCCTCGATCAACTCACCCGTCTCTCCAAACGCGACTTATCACTTCGCCGAAGGTTGACCGAGTCAGGGGCTGTTTCCTCCGTTCTAATCTGTGTAGGTTCGGATAACCCTCTTCTTCAAGAAAAGGCCTTAACTTTACTGCTGAATTTGAGTCTTGATGATGATAACAAGGTGGGTTTGGTAGCGGAGGGAGCAATAGGTCGCGTTGTATCCGTCCTATGCGACGGAGGTGGCTCTCCGGATAGCAGAGCCGTAGCCGCTACGGTGTTGACGAGCTTAGCTGTTGTGGAGGTAAATAAGGCGACAATTGGAACATACCCTTGTGCAATTCAAGCTCTGACTTTGCTCTTGAGAGATGGGAATGGTCGAGAAAGGAAAGAAGCTACAACGGCTCTATATACTCTGTGTTCGTTTCCGGATAACAGGAGACGAGCGGTTGAAAAGGGGGCGGTTCCGATTTTGATCGGTATAGCTGAATCAGGGATAGAAAGAGCGATTGAAGTATTGGGTTTGTTGGCTAAGTGTAAGGAAGGGAGGGAAGAGATGATAAATGTTTATTACAATGAATGCTTTGGTGTGATTGTGAAAGTGATGAGAAACGGTAgtagtaataataatagtagCTCGAGAGGGATCCAATACGCCCTTCTGACGTTGAGTTCCCTGTGCAGTTACAGTAAAGATGTGTGCTTGGAGGTTGTAAGAGAAGGGGTGTTTGAAATAATTGTTGGATTTCTTGAAGATGATAATGATAAGGTTAGAAGAAACGCAGCAAGTTTGATTCAAATTCTTAGAGGAAAGCTTTCAATTGGATGA